Part of the Paenibacillus kyungheensis genome, CTTCTAGACGAATAATACGTTCAGCCGGTAGACCGATTTTCTCGTTCCACAATTTGAAAGCTTCTTCATCTTCTGGATAGACTGTAACTGATAAACGTTCTGGATCAAATCCGATCCATTCTTTGCCTGTCAAAAATTCCCATGCCCAAGTGATCGCTTCTTCTTTGAAATAATCACCAATCGAGAAGTTTCCTAACATTTCAAAAAATGTATGGTGACGACGTGTTTTACCTACGTTTTCAATATCGTTGGTACGAATACATTTTTGTGAATTAGTGATACGTGGATTTTCAGGTTTTTCGCGTCCATCAAAATACGCTTTCAGTGGAGCCATACCCGCATTAATCCATAATAGAGATGGGTCATTATGAGGTACCAGTGGAGCACTTGGCTCTACATTGTGTCCTTTGCTTTCAAAAAAAGCGAGCCATTTGGAACGAATTTCACTTGCTTTCATAAGTAATGAGCCTCCTCAGAATAGTTAAACATCTATTTCTTGTTGATCCAGTGTGATCTATCCAACCTGTATCTACTGACAAGTCGGTAAAAAAAAAGCGCCCTGCGCAAAATCAGGGGCGGTGTTCTGGTGTGTATCTAACATTAGTCCCTGCAACCGCTCTTTTATTGTGTATAGGTTTTGTGAATCAAGTGACAAACAACCGCTTAATACGTCCAATAATACCTATGTAGGGTTCGGTCATCACTTCAATTACCTGTGTAACAAAAGATGTATGCCTGGATCTCCTTTATTTCGATTCATGGATCGTCCATATTCCGAAATTTCACGGTTCTTTAACAACTATATCAGTATATCTAGCGCCCATACGTCTGTCAATCGCATCGGTCATGCTTAAAAGCCCCGACTTCTATCGCCACCTCTACAGATGTGCAATACAAGACGGGGTTTTTAAAATAGCGCTGATACACGTAGTATGTATAAGATAAGAATTGTACCGCGCTGTCAAAACAGCCGATATTCGCCACTCTATACATCGTTCATGTTTATAAAAAGGCTCAAGCTTGTGTATACATAGCTACTGGTTCTTCGACAAACAAATCATCTAATGAACTTAGTGTGCCGTCTTCTTCGACTTGATATACAGACATTTTGCCACCATTTACTGTTAGCTCGATAAAACAACCCCAGCAATAAAATTGATGGGAACCAATTTTACCAATATCTTTTGAATTACAATTTGGACATTTCATTCAGCGCTCACCCTATCCGTCTCCAAGTTTAATGACATTCCTCTAGTCGTTCATTACTTTCGATCGGCACCATAATCGCGCTTTCACCAAAAGCAACTTGTCCGCTTACCGGAAGCCACTTTCTTCCACCTATCATATCCGAGATAAAGCCATCACTGATTTCAATCCCGGTAATGCTTTTACCCAACTCGTGGTCAAAATAAACATCAGAGACATACCCTAACATCGCTCCATCACTTGTCAGAAGTGGCATATCTTTAATTTTGTTTTGACCGATCAAAAATGTATGTTTAATATCGTCAGCCGCGATCTGGCGGACTGCCTGTTGATTACGGATCATAATAGCGTCTTCTCCATAGGACACAATATCTTCCCACAGTATGGTACGCACTTGTAATGAGAAAAAGCTTTTACCTTCCAGTTCAAAACCTTGAACAGACCAGTCTTCGCTTAATATAAAATCATGAATTTTACCAAGTTGCTTGCCATCTTCAATATCAAATACAGCAAGTCCAATCATTCCCTGCATCTTCATAACGCTCAGGACCTCCTCATCGCATAGATTGCGCAGGAAGAAAATCATTTCTTTCTTGCCCGGCTGTTGGCGTCATATGATCATCTTCCCTCCCTTATTATTCACCACACAGGGGAGCCCTAATTTCTACTACGTATACGCTTTAAAATAGTTGCAATCTTTTGTGTAGCATATGCTATTTCTTCCCTAGTATTACCCATACCAAAGCTAAAGCGAATCGCAGAATTCAAGAGATTTTCAGGAATTTTCATTGCTTGAAGAACATGTGACAATTCCAGTGAGCCTGAAGTACAAGCTGACCCACTTGCAGCCGCAATATTTTCCATATCCAAGTTCATTAACATCGTTTCACTTTTCACATCGGGAAAGCTAATATTCAGAATATGAGGCAAGGATTGATCGATAGGTGTATTGACTGCATACCCTTCTGATCCTACTTCATGTTCCAGACATTCCAGCATATACGTACGCAACGAATGAAGATGCTGTATACGCTCTGGTAATCCTTCTACTGCTAGTTCTACCGCTTGACCAAAACCGGCAATACCCGCTAAATTCTCAGTACCTGCACGACGTTTGCGTTCTTGCAGTCCTCCATAAAGAACAGGTTCTACTTTGACACCATGACGAATATAAAGAGCACCGATCCCTTGAGGACCATTGATTTTGTGAGAGGAAAAGCTAATCAAATCAACAGGCAATTCATGACAGTTCAAATCAATAGCACCTAATGCTTGTACAGCATCGGTATGAAAAATAATGTCTTTAGAACGTGCCAGCTGTCCTATTGCTGCAATCGGCTGAATCGTACCGACTTCATTGTTGCCAAACATAATACTAATCAATATCGTTTCTGGACGGATCGCCGCTTCTACATCTTCAATATGAACCAATCCATGTTGATCGACAGGCAGATAAGTCACTTCATATCCACGACTTTCCAGAGCTTCACACGCATGAAGTACCGCATGATGTTCAATTTGTGAAGTGATAATATGATTGCCTTTATGACGTAATGATTCAGCAATACCGAATAAAGCCAAATTATCACTTTCAGTTCCTCCTGCTGTAAAAACAAGCTCATCAGGACGGCATCCTAACCGCTTAGCCATCTGATCTCTTGCTCCACTGACTACTTTTTTCGCAGAGCGACCAAAAGCATGGACACTTGAAGCATTACCGTGAGTATCTGTCATTACTTTTAACATCTGTTCAGCGACTTGTGGATGAATCGGTGTAGAAGCCGCATGATCTAAATAAATAGCTTTCATCATGTATTCACCTTTCTGTATAAGAAAATAAAATATACGTACAAAGACAACAAAAAACGGAAGGGAGCAGCAATATACCTGCGGGTTCCCCTCCGTCTTGTGGTCTACATCGAATTTAGATATAAAACATATAATTGTCTTCTTGACCTTGCTCACGATACGTGATCAAGTCTTTGAGCGTCGTTGAATCAATCACTTGTGCGATTGCGTCACGAATCTGCATCCATAAATGACGCTTCGCTGCTACATCTTCATCGGTAAAATCAACCACTGAGATTGGACCTTCAAGTACACGGATCACTTCACCTGCTGTGATCGTTTCCGGTTCACGAGACAAAATATAACCGCCATACGCACCACGGATACTTTTTACTAATCCGGCATTACGAAGTGGAGCGATCAATTGCTCCAGATAATGTTCAGAAAGTTGATTTTTTTCAGCGATACTTTTGAGTGATGTCGGGCCTTCACCAAAACGGGAAGACAATTCCATCATAATCGTTAGACCGTAACGTCCTTTAGTTGATATCTTCATATAGGGCACCTCACTTAAATTTGGCAAAAACAATGATAAATCGTTGATTTATTGAACAACCTCAATTATTATTAATAGTTGCACGTATCGTAAAATTCCGATAATTCACTGTATTCCGATCATTCTTGTTACCTATCGTAACATATATACAGGCTTTATGGGAAATTATTCGTGCCTTTTACAACGTTATGTTACAAGAAAATGGTACAATGAATTATTGCTGTCGGTTAGATATACCTTTTACAGATGAATTCTTATTATTGTGCACTTCCTATTAATCATTTCGCAAATAATAGAATCATCTCATCTTATATAAAGTGGTGAGTACAAATGGAAAAAGCAAAAGCAGACACTCGTGTCGTTGTCGGTATGTCCGGCGGAGTCGATTCCTCAGTAACCGCGTTGCTACTCAAACAACAAGGTTATGATGTAATCGGAATTTTTATGAAAAACTGGGATGATACCGATGAGTTCGGTCATTGCACAGCAGAAGAAGATTCAGAAGATGTACGCCGGGTCTGTGAACAGATCGGGATTCCTTACTATACCGTCAATTTTGAAAAAGAATATTTCGATAAAGTATTCACTTATTTCTTAGATGAATACAAACGTGGACGTACACCGAATCCAGACGTGATGTGTAACCGTGAGATCAAGTTTGGTGAATTTTTAAATAAAGCGATGGATCTAGGTGCTGATTATGTAGCTACAGGTCATTATGCACGTGTCGTTGAAAAAGACGGCGTGTTCCAATTACTACGTGGTATCGATAATGGCAAAGATCAAACGTATTTCTTAAATGCATTGAATCAAAAGCAATTATCCAAAACGATGTTCCCGATCGGTCATTTACCAAAACCTGAAGTTCGTCGTATTGCAGAAGAAGCAGGTTTATATACAGCGAAGAAAAAAGATAGCACAGGCGTATGCTTTATCGGCGAACGTAATTTCCGCGAATTTTTAAGTGGATATTTGCCTGCCAAATCTGGCAAAATGGTCGATATTGCAACAGGTGAAGTAAAAGGCGATCATGATGGATTGATGTATTATACGCTTGGACAACGTCAAGGATTGGGTATTGGCGGTTCAGGAAATGGTAATCCATGGTTTGTCGCTGACAAAGATTTAGAACAAAATATTCTGTATGTTGTACAAGGTGATCAACATCCAAGTCTATACTCTACTGGTCTTGTAGCATCTGTAATGAACTGGATTGATGGTTCAGAGCATGCACCAGGTACTACACTGCATTGTGTAGCCAAATTCCGTTATCGCCAACCGGATCAAGGAGTTACATTAACATGGCAAGCAGACGGTAATGTCCATGTACAGTTCGATGAGCCACAAAAAGCTATCACTCCAGGACAAGCTGTTGTTTTTTATGATGGCGAACTTTGTCTTGGTGGCGGTACAATTGATGTCGTAGAAAAAGTAGCTTACGAAGCAGTAGTATAATTGCTCTGTATAGTATCGGCTCAAACTACCGATAGTATTTTATGTAATAGTATAGGTTCAAGAGTAACAGTATTTGATAGACATGATCATAAATAAGTATTACAAAAAAGAGTTACTGATGATTGTCATCGGTAACTCTTTTTTGATTGGGTATTTTAGATTTTCGAGATGATTAGAAATACGTATTTCCAACCCATAATCCAAGCGCTGCACAGCCGATACCTAGTATATATGAAGCACCGATATAACTCCAAAATAGACGATACTTTTGCTTGAGATGCAATTCAATATTTTCTAATTTGAATGTTGAGAAAGTAGTATAACTACCCATAAAACCAGTTCCAATTAACAATTGAAAGTGACTATTCAACCCTGAAGCGAATAATAATCCTAGCAAAAAAGAACCGCTAACATTAATACATAATGTCGCTAAAGGAAATTGCATCGGCCACTTCGTTTTCATCCAATTGGATAACAATAAGCGAGCCAGAACGCCAAATACAGCTCCTACCGATACCAACAGCATATTAATGAGCATGACGGTTCCTCCTTCTGTTCAGCCACTGTTCACTAACATAGAATCCGAAGCGTGAAGATAACAATCCACCTATAAGACTTGCTCCAATATAAAGTGCTGCTGTGCCATACCAGTGTTTTTCGATCAGTTGGATACTTTCCAGACTGAATGTTGAAAAGGTAGTAAATGAACCTACAAATCCTGTACCTAATGCTGTAATAATCGTTTTGGAGATATAAGGAAGTTCCGCTAAGTATTTCATCACTATAGCTAATAGAAAACATCCAACAATATTAATAATCAATGTCGCTAGTGGAAAGCCAGGGCTGACAATCCATACTCCTGTTAGATAACGACATAATGCTCCTAACACGCCAAATAGAGCTACCCAGACATAATACATATTCATAATCCCCTTCCCTGTCCATAAAAATAACTCCTACTCGAACAACACACAGTAATCCTGTGATTGCACAAGTAGGAGTCATTAGCTGAAACCAGCAGTCAATGGCGAACTCCATCGCCGATTTAGTTGATTTTAATATAACGTATGACTATTGGTTTGTAAAGATTGGCATATTACAATCCTCTACGGCGCTCTTGATTTAGCTTGATTTTCGATTCATTGCCTTGCTCTGTCGCTTGATAAAACACTTTACGAGACAGCCCTTTTGGCAGATATTCTTGTTTGACAAAATGATTCGGGAAGTTATGAGGATACTTGTATCCTTCATGCCCTAACTGAGCAGCCCCTTTGTAATGAGTATCCCGTAAATGCAGTGGAACTTCAGCAGATTTGATCTCATCTATCGCTGACATGGCGCTGGAGATCGCTGTATAGACTGCATTAGACTTCGGACTTTCTACAGCAAACAAAATCGCTTGTGCAATATTTAGCTTCGCTTCAGGCCAACCGTTCGTACGATAAGCATCCAGCGCTCCTAACGACTGAATCATCGCTTGTGGATTAGCCAGACCGATATCTTCACTACTAGCGGCGATTAAGCGTCGTAGAAATGTCATCGGGTCCATCCCTAACTTTTCAACTGCATACAAGAACCAGAATAAAGCGGCATCACTGGAACCTCGTATACTTTTGTGAAAAGCAGACAACACATCATATTGAGTCGATTCATCTGCTCGGACAATCGGACGACGAATCGATTCTTCCGCCACCTCTAGAGTCACATGAATATTGCCTTCTGCATCTGGAGGAGTAGTTACAGCGGCAAGTTCTAATGCATTAAGAGCACGCCGAATATCTCCATTTGCCATCGAAGCAATATGTTGTAGTGCTTCTTCATCCACCTGTAATTGCATAAATCCAAGTCCACGTTCAGCATCGCTTAATGCACGTTTCATCGCAATCATAGAATGCTCTTGATTCAGTG contains:
- a CDS encoding cysteine desulfurase family protein, translated to MKAIYLDHAASTPIHPQVAEQMLKVMTDTHGNASSVHAFGRSAKKVVSGARDQMAKRLGCRPDELVFTAGGTESDNLALFGIAESLRHKGNHIITSQIEHHAVLHACEALESRGYEVTYLPVDQHGLVHIEDVEAAIRPETILISIMFGNNEVGTIQPIAAIGQLARSKDIIFHTDAVQALGAIDLNCHELPVDLISFSSHKINGPQGIGALYIRHGVKVEPVLYGGLQERKRRAGTENLAGIAGFGQAVELAVEGLPERIQHLHSLRTYMLECLEHEVGSEGYAVNTPIDQSLPHILNISFPDVKSETMLMNLDMENIAAASGSACTSGSLELSHVLQAMKIPENLLNSAIRFSFGMGNTREEIAYATQKIATILKRIRSRN
- a CDS encoding replication-associated recombination protein A, whose amino-acid sequence is MDLFSYDGGGQDAGSNSMGVLADRMRPQSLDEYIGQEQIVGQGKLLRRAIEADQVSSILLYGPPGCGKTTLAHIISKHTKAEFVRLNAVEATVKEVREVIERAQTNKSLYGTKTILFLDEVHRFNSSRQDALLPAVEKGTIIFIGATTENPFHYVNGALMSRSTLFQLEPLNQEHSMIAMKRALSDAERGLGFMQLQVDEEALQHIASMANGDIRRALNALELAAVTTPPDAEGNIHVTLEVAEESIRRPIVRADESTQYDVLSAFHKSIRGSSDAALFWFLYAVEKLGMDPMTFLRRLIAASSEDIGLANPQAMIQSLGALDAYRTNGWPEAKLNIAQAILFAVESPKSNAVYTAISSAMSAIDEIKSAEVPLHLRDTHYKGAAQLGHEGYKYPHNFPNHFVKQEYLPKGLSRKVFYQATEQGNESKIKLNQERRRGL
- the cymR gene encoding cysteine metabolism transcriptional regulator CymR, with product MKISTKGRYGLTIMMELSSRFGEGPTSLKSIAEKNQLSEHYLEQLIAPLRNAGLVKSIRGAYGGYILSREPETITAGEVIRVLEGPISVVDFTDEDVAAKRHLWMQIRDAIAQVIDSTTLKDLITYREQGQEDNYMFYI
- the mnmA gene encoding tRNA 2-thiouridine(34) synthase MnmA — its product is MEKAKADTRVVVGMSGGVDSSVTALLLKQQGYDVIGIFMKNWDDTDEFGHCTAEEDSEDVRRVCEQIGIPYYTVNFEKEYFDKVFTYFLDEYKRGRTPNPDVMCNREIKFGEFLNKAMDLGADYVATGHYARVVEKDGVFQLLRGIDNGKDQTYFLNALNQKQLSKTMFPIGHLPKPEVRRIAEEAGLYTAKKKDSTGVCFIGERNFREFLSGYLPAKSGKMVDIATGEVKGDHDGLMYYTLGQRQGLGIGGSGNGNPWFVADKDLEQNILYVVQGDQHPSLYSTGLVASVMNWIDGSEHAPGTTLHCVAKFRYRQPDQGVTLTWQADGNVHVQFDEPQKAITPGQAVVFYDGELCLGGGTIDVVEKVAYEAVV
- the crcB gene encoding fluoride efflux transporter CrcB, giving the protein MLINMLLVSVGAVFGVLARLLLSNWMKTKWPMQFPLATLCINVSGSFLLGLLFASGLNSHFQLLIGTGFMGSYTTFSTFKLENIELHLKQKYRLFWSYIGASYILGIGCAALGLWVGNTYF
- the crcB gene encoding fluoride efflux transporter CrcB, encoding MYYVWVALFGVLGALCRYLTGVWIVSPGFPLATLIINIVGCFLLAIVMKYLAELPYISKTIITALGTGFVGSFTTFSTFSLESIQLIEKHWYGTAALYIGASLIGGLLSSRFGFYVSEQWLNRRRNRHAH
- a CDS encoding PRC-barrel domain-containing protein, which encodes MKMQGMIGLAVFDIEDGKQLGKIHDFILSEDWSVQGFELEGKSFFSLQVRTILWEDIVSYGEDAIMIRNQQAVRQIAADDIKHTFLIGQNKIKDMPLLTSDGAMLGYVSDVYFDHELGKSITGIEISDGFISDMIGGRKWLPVSGQVAFGESAIMVPIESNERLEECH